The genomic region CCTCTTAGCCGAACCATTCTCAGCCATCTCCGCCACAACGCCCAGTATGTCGCCCACACTCTTTCTCCTAGAGCCCCTCATGTGGCTAAGCTCCCTCACCGCCAATCGGTGAAGAGCCTCCCTGACGACACCGTAGTAGCGCTCCTCAAGGCCAGCTATCCTCTCCCGGCACGCCTCCCCGCCAACGCCGCCGAGCTCGGCGAAGACGAGCCCAGCAGCCCTCACAGCCCTCTCCCTATCATCCTCCTCGACCCGGAACACCCTCCCGAGGTAATCAAGCAGCTCCCCTGGAGCATCCTCTCCAACACCCTTGCCGAGAACACAGAGAGCAGCACCATACACGAGGCCAGCATAGAACCCATAGACAGCGCCAACACTACCACTATTAGCCTCAAGAAACTCGGCCAAACAACTCAAGACTCAGACCCACCACTCATGCCAAGTACTAGTTGCAGGAGACGGGTTTATCACTACACCGGAAACAATGAAAAGACAGCCATAAAGCCCTGGCTCCGCCACCAAGGAGCTAAAAAGGCTCCAAAGAAACAATAACAGTGAACGGAGCCTCGCCGAGCGCAAGCCCTCAGCGTGATGAGGGGAGGCCCCTGGCCCCCCTATCCGAGCCCCTCCGAGCGCTGTGACGAGCAGGCTAGGCCCTGACACCCTTCGACTCACTCGTAGATTAGCTCTTATCTCTAAGATTAAGTGGGTCTGTATTAGGCTATTTTAGTCGTACATTGGTGCTGGTATGTTATCATTGCTCGGCAACAATATTGGTACCTCGAGGAACGCTTAATCTCTCAGAAGTTACTTTCATATGTGTCAAATACGTTGAATCATATGATGGATATAAATGACGATAATCCATTTATGTTTTCGGTAACAATGAGTCCAACTGTTATCTATAAATGATTGTCTACAAAGTAATAAGAGGTGAATTCATTGATAAATAAAACAAGGAATATTTCTTTAGTATTAGTTTTTGTTTTAATAGTGTTTAGTATAGTTATTTATAAATTATATAATAAAAATCATGAGTTCGTAGAAATTAAGACCATTGTTTCTATTAGATCGCCAAGCCCTCGGGGACTTTTAGCCTATCCTCCGCCTGGTTGTGGCAATTTAGTCGCTTTAAGAGTTGTAGGGGTTGATGAAAGGCTCCACATAGTTGTAGTAAATGTCTCTTCAAAAAGCATTGTTGGCAATGGTATTTCGGCTTATAGGGTTGGAGACTGGTATAGGGGGTTTATGATCTGTAATGGTACGGTTTTTGAACTCATCAATCGGAAGCATACGACTATTATTTACCAGTCATATAGTATCAGAGACGGGTCAGCACAGAGGATAATTGCTAGGGTTAGTGATTTCGATGTACCTTCTATGCTTATCGACAAACAGAGGATTATCCTTTTAGGTATCAATGGGGAGACTGAGCCTCCTCAGCCCGTGTTACTAGTACTTGATGTTAACGGAACAGTTCTGGCTAAGTATATGCTGCCTTGGGATCTAAGAGAACTCGCAGATTTAGGAATTGATACGAGACTCTTCATGCTAAAGCCGAATCTCTATCTTGCGGCATTTGCACCCCGAGAGATCTGGAAGAGCAAGGGCCGTGGAAACCTCTATGTAGGCATTATTACCATTAATGACTCTCGTATCTCTGCTAGTAAATTGATGGTTCTTCCAGGCAAGCTCAGTGTTGCCAGTATAGACCACGCTCTCATCAATGGTGAGCTTCTTTACATTCTCTATAGCGCCCCAGGAAAGCTCGAACCGGTGCCAGCAATCTATGTCTATAATGTTTCACGCGGTGGTAAGCCTATCGCGGTCTACTCTAATACATCCATAGAGATACGCGGGGGCTTCCTAGTGCACATAGCTGGAGAAGTTTATGCAGTACTCTTATCTCCTCTCCTTGTATCAGTGGGGCTTGTCCCGGTACCAGTAGCAGCGGCAACGGCTATAATCGTTAAAGCTGGGCAAGGACTCCCAATAATTGACAAGACCCCTGTTAAGGCTGACAAGGGCTTTGTGGACTGGGAATATAATAGTTTAAATGTACCTCTTCGCGACCTTGATGGTAATGGAAAAGTAGATGTTCTTGCTATTGCATTCAGCGTTTTTAATGTAGGTGTGCCTGGTGAGCAGGGGCGTATATATCTCATCGACATAGAGCCCGTGACGCCTGTTGGCTAGGCTCTGCCCCTCATATGTCGATTAATGTGAGGCTTTTGGATACATTACTCGTAGATTAGCCTTGTTAGTGGTTCTAGGCCTGGGTGTTGTCTGTAGGCTGGTTTCTCTGCTTGGTCTTTTGTGGCTCGTTCTGCTAAGCATTTGATGATTGTCGCTGTTTGTGTCACAGCGTTGTCCCAGGGGTTTTTCTCGCCCTGTATCTTGTAGACCTTTATTCCTGCCTCGGTGATTGTTTTCGCGGCGTAGTCTATTCTCTTTCTTGGTAGGAGCGGCGAGTAGAATATCGCTACGGCTTTCGACGGGTATATGGCTGCGTGGACTAGCTGTTCGAGTCTCTCGTGGCGCTTGGGCTTGGCGTAGACCTCGTAGAACTTGTTCGCGGCGAAGAGTGCTGAGCCGTAGCTGTCCGCTATGCCTGCGAACACGTCTGCGTTCATCCATGCACATTTTCCTCCAATGCTTCCTAGTCTCGGCTCGTAGCCGAGTGCCTTGGCTATGAGTCCTAGTAGTACTACTTGCCTTGCTGCACCGACGCCCATTGGTGCATGGGGGTACGTGGTCTCGATGACGTGGCTGCAGGCGCGCTGGGCGAGTGGTGAGCCGGGGGTGGTGAAGCATACTACTGGTACTTTTCTCGACAGGGCCTTCTCTGCGAGCTCTATGACTGTTCTCGTTCTCCCGCCGATGCTTATCGCTACCAGCGTGCAGCCTTTCTCGGCCAGGAACCTGGGCTTGTCAACCGCTACTGCGTCCAATGGGTCTACTGCCTCTGCCCGTGGGCCGGCGAGGGCTGCGAGCGTTATTGCGGCAGCGTAGCTGTCCCCGGAGCCCGTTGCAGCGATGCAGTCAGCATCACTTAGTACTGGTTCTACGCTCTTCTCGGAGACGTGTTCACGGAATATGTCGTGGATTGATTCTGCTTCTCTGCGGAGAAGCGTGTAGAGGGGCTGACTAGTATCGGTGCTCATGAGCGTTTGCACCGTGTTAGGCTACTCGTCTTCGGAACAATTTTTATCTAGTCTCAAAGCCTCCATCTACTTGGTGCAAGCGTTTTTCAGAAACACAATGTATACACCCGATAACATTGGCTTAACCATCTGCCTGGGTGTTAGAAGGTGCCCCGTGTAGAGATCCGATTCCACGGTCGTGGTGGTCAGGGCGCAGTAACCGCCGCCAAAGTTCTCGCCGCCGCAGCCGTCGAGGAGGGTAAGTACGCTCTCGCATTCCCCGAGTACGGTGCAGAACGCAGAGGCGCACCAGTCCTCGCCTTCACCCGTATCGATGAGAAGCCGATCCTCGAGAGAGAGCCTGTCCTTGAGCCGGACATAGTTGTTGTCTTCGACCCATCGCTCGAGCCAGAGATATATCTGAAGGGTCTAAAGGACAATGGGATGCTCGTCATAAATACTAAGAAGACCATAGACGAGCTCCTCAAAGCTATTGAGGAGAGCGGGCTCAAGAAGCCCCGCTGCATTGCACGCGTAAACGCCACGGACATTGCGATAAAACACCTACGCTCACCCATAGTCAATACATCTATGCTCGCAGCCCTCGTGAGGGCTAGCCGCGTCGTAGGCCTAGACTCCGTGAAGGACCAGATCCGCAAGGTTTTTGCAGAAAGGCCTCACATAGCTGAGGCAAACCTTAAGGCCATGGACGAGGCATATAATGCTACAGAGGTGGTTTGCCTGTGAGTTCTAAGGAGAAGCTCCTCGGCAAAAAGTACCCTGAGGCTCTCGAAGACCTCCCCGTAGCCGCTATAGTGCCTTGGCCGGGCAGCACCCTCGACGTAACAACTCATGCGTGGAGGACGTTCCGCCCAGTAATAAACCAGGACAAGTGTGTTCGCTGCCGCCTCTGCTGGGTATACTGCCCCGACGGCGCCATCCTAGAGGTCGACGAGGAGTACACGACGAGCACCGGCAAGAAGTACAAGGTCACCTTCAAGGTTGACTACGACCACTGCAAGGGCTGCGGCATCTGCGCCAACGAGTGCCCCGTCAAGGCCATAGAAATGGTTCCTGAGATGAAGTAAGCCCCTCCTGGAGGTGAGCATGCATGGCTCTCGCACAAGAGACCAAGCCCAAAGAGGTGCCCGAGAAGAAGGAGAAGAAGCGCATAGCGGCCACTGGCGCGG from Pyrofollis japonicus harbors:
- a CDS encoding SIS domain-containing protein, with translation MSTDTSQPLYTLLRREAESIHDIFREHVSEKSVEPVLSDADCIAATGSGDSYAAAITLAALAGPRAEAVDPLDAVAVDKPRFLAEKGCTLVAISIGGRTRTVIELAEKALSRKVPVVCFTTPGSPLAQRACSHVIETTYPHAPMGVGAARQVVLLGLIAKALGYEPRLGSIGGKCAWMNADVFAGIADSYGSALFAANKFYEVYAKPKRHERLEQLVHAAIYPSKAVAIFYSPLLPRKRIDYAAKTITEAGIKVYKIQGEKNPWDNAVTQTATIIKCLAERATKDQAEKPAYRQHPGLEPLTRLIYE
- a CDS encoding 2-oxoacid:acceptor oxidoreductase family protein, whose product is MPRVEIRFHGRGGQGAVTAAKVLAAAAVEEGKYALAFPEYGAERRGAPVLAFTRIDEKPILEREPVLEPDIVVVFDPSLEPEIYLKGLKDNGMLVINTKKTIDELLKAIEESGLKKPRCIARVNATDIAIKHLRSPIVNTSMLAALVRASRVVGLDSVKDQIRKVFAERPHIAEANLKAMDEAYNATEVVCL
- a CDS encoding 4Fe-4S binding protein, translating into MSSKEKLLGKKYPEALEDLPVAAIVPWPGSTLDVTTHAWRTFRPVINQDKCVRCRLCWVYCPDGAILEVDEEYTTSTGKKYKVTFKVDYDHCKGCGICANECPVKAIEMVPEMK